CGAGGTACTCGTCCTCGCCGAAGGTCGTGAGGATGACGACCCTCGTCTGGGGGCTGGCGGCCAGCACCCGCCGCGACCCCTCGATGCCGTCGACGTGGGGCATCCGCACGTCCATCAGCACGACGTCCGGGCTGGTCTGCGCCACGACGTCGACGGCAGCCGCGCCGTCCGCGGCCTCGCCGACCACCTCGATGTCGGGCTCGGCCGACAGCACCATGCGCAGCCCGACCCGCACCATGGCCTCGTCGTCGACCAGCGCCACCCTGATGGTCATGACCACCTCCGGTCGAGGGGGAAGCGGGCGTCGACCTCGAAGCCGCCGCCCGGCAGCGGCCCGGCGTCGAACGACCCGCCGAACATCGCGGTGCGCTCGCGCAGTCCCACCAGGCCGTGCCCCCCGATGGCACCGTTGGCGGGTTCGACCCCGTCGCGGTCGGTCACGCCGGAGCGCCCGGTGCCGCGGCCGTCGTCGGCGACGACAACGCGGATGTCGTTGTCCTGCCGGTGGATCCGCACCTGCGCGTGCGCCTGTGGGGCGTGCCGCAGCACGTTGGTGAGCCCCTCCTGCACGACCCGGTATGCCGCGACGTCCAGGGCGCGGGGCAGCTCGCCGAGGTCGCGGCTCACCTCCAGGCTCACGTCGAGCCCCGCGGCGCGCACGTCGGCCACCAGCTCGTCGGCCCGGGCGAGCGAGGCCGGGGCCACGGGCGCCTGCGTCTCGGAGTCGTCGCGCAGGATGCCCACGGTCGCCCGCAGCTCCTCCACCGACTGGCGCCCGAGCCGCTCGAGGCCGAGCATGACCTCGCGCTCCGCCGGGCGGTCGCGGAGCACGTCGTCGAGCTGGCGGCGCAGGCCCCCGATCTGCAGGGTCATCACGCTCACCGAGTGCGCCACCGAGTCGTGCACCTCGCGGGCGATGCGGGCGCGCTCCTCCACCACGGCGGCGTGGGCGCCGGCCTCGCGCTGGGCGTCGATCTCGGCAGCCATCGCGGCGAGCTGCCGGCTG
This Knoellia sp. p5-6-4 DNA region includes the following protein-coding sequences:
- a CDS encoding sensor histidine kinase, producing MSTTARLRDPRLVPYAAAVAMGLLGLNEAWFDPEFHVHFAELALASAWISAGFLVAARWPAVGAVAVACFYPFSTLLGAPGPGGTGLISMLIAVAWAGFADTRTRSRAAVLASIAVFVATDAVQHGLTWDTIFFPAIFVPAWWTGTLVRREQQRSRQLAAMAAEIDAQREAGAHAAVVEERARIAREVHDSVAHSVSVMTLQIGGLRRQLDDVLRDRPAEREVMLGLERLGRQSVEELRATVGILRDDSETQAPVAPASLARADELVADVRAAGLDVSLEVSRDLGELPRALDVAAYRVVQEGLTNVLRHAPQAHAQVRIHRQDNDIRVVVADDGRGTGRSGVTDRDGVEPANGAIGGHGLVGLRERTAMFGGSFDAGPLPGGGFEVDARFPLDRRWS